The Fundulus heteroclitus isolate FHET01 unplaced genomic scaffold, MU-UCD_Fhet_4.1 scaffold_63, whole genome shotgun sequence region gatttcattgttgacgatttggcatgatcttggatcgtttggttcttctaaactcatcccggacttgctgtcatagaaacatgtgcgcaaagttgagcctgctcccgagcaggtttatttaatgtaaacaggattagatcgtagcggaggagatagggaagtctgtgtctagccagcgcacttggaccacctagtggcagaggaagggacagaattgtggaacaccatttttttttatgttcaataaaagacgaaacaaataatgctttgttcctgtcgttttaattaaacaattatttataaagaaatgtcagcaagtcatcttttgcctgcagtaagagatagttatgatagttatgtgtaaaatggtgtattagaatttactctgaaggtccttttgaagcaactcgatctctagtgcaatatttctctttttcacgttgtggagttcaatttctcctcattatttgtatatttttttcaggtcaaaatactttttcttttgttgaagatgtCGTTAAATATAGGGAACAGATGGcaccttgagtcattttgtgaaaaaaaagaaaaaagaaaaagggttaaacatgtaaaagtaaaaagaacccgatttttttccagccttcttattggtggctgttaaaaacagacaaacacataatttaacagtggcttttaaaaaagaggaagaagttgctttttaaaatacagtataataattaaaggctatcattttgcagaatattcttgtacttcacttttctccccatgttctagtggctcccatggaggctctgacataaaagaacaaagtacttatgaaattattaaaatgcaaaaattcatactgtagaaagtgatagaaacatctaccatggacagtatttacgcattaatttgtctgctgctttttgccagccctctctcttggctttaacagactttgaggtgttccctgtcgttttaattaatgactcaaattcggcataaccttccattaaaagctcttgttctgcttgggagaaaaactgtgggcgttctttgttcatgctgaacagccaatagcagcgctgctgatcattgtttctactatcgatacatttccccttttaaacaaacgcatgaacgtgcagttatctcagataactcaatccagccatactaatcataaacaacaggtgtgttggaagaacccaattagccggatcatgattagccggatgaaatcatcttggatgtctcatttgatcttggatgttttaagcaacgtacgaagaacggacctcTGGTGTATTGTAGAATTTAAATTGTGTATGGGTTCttatgtattttctgtttattcacagCTCTTGCTGTAGGGCAATTTGTGTTGGAGCCTGCCTACTTGGGAGGAAACAAGgaaattttttggggggaagggatttgtttatttttgaatggacatttaaaaaatacaaaaaactgtggaacaaacatttctgttgtttttcttatgtGTAAAACAATTGTTTGTCATTCATTGTACTTAAGGGTCTACACCTTGAAGTGTATGGTCCTTGTgtgactggtaaaaaaaaaaaaaacttaaaatcctACTTGTCAGGAGGGATACCTGACTGGCACCCTTATAGGTATAAAAAACCCACCTACAAACCTagaaaaatcaatcaaaactGTCACAACAGCATctcatctttttgctttgtgcaTCCAATGAAACAATTAAACATGATAAACATTGGAGCAAATCATACCCACAGGCAcaattcagttcatttcaattttatttacaaagcaccCATATCAACTCATCATCTCAAGGATCTTACCAAAgtcaattctatcaaatcaaagttttctatctaaggaaaaccAGCAGATTTCATCGAATCTTTGACTTGATCCAAGAATAATCCAGATAAACTTCTATCCAACTGATTTGGCATTAAGACCCAGAGGGGGAGCTATAGtctaaaaaatacagtttttaatcTTCTCTCATCCTGAGGGCAGAACATGAATTAACATGGCTGTATTTCACCTAAATCCCAGTTTTACTTTATAAAAGAGAAGCAAAagtttcagagaagaagaacGAGTTCCTGCTTGAGACTTCTCCAAGATCACCTCTCCACCAGCAGGGGCCTATTTAACAAAAAGCTGAATTTGGAAATCCAGGATTAGTTCTAAAACCAGGCTTGAACTAACGTGATCAATGTGTCTCGACTTCATTCGCTCCACAAAACCCAATCCAGGTTCAGGAAACGTGACTAAGTCAAGCCAGGTGTGGTAATCCAGATAAATGTGCGTCCTCTGCTGTCTACAAAGACCATGAGGTCGATCACAGATTCACTGATGCTACAATGGATCAGCTCCAATCTATAAACCAGACAGGCAACATCTATTGATGGAGGCTGATGAGGAACTGAAGCACATCAGACTCAATAAATGAAACACTGCTGCTGTTATGAAGGAAACACGTTTGTTTGGAGCTACTTTTATATtgcataaataattttaaaccattttattgctGACCTTTCCATAACTCTGAAGCAATAGAGCAGCAGAAAGGGATGAAACTGTTTCATCAGGCAGTATTTCCATAATAATGTTCTCtccttttcagatttaaattttCCAATAATTATTAATAGAAAATTGTTTTGGATTTACAACACTAAGCATAGactctaaaacaaattgaaacaGGTTAATATATCTGATATGCAATTAAATtaccttttaataaaaaatatttcaaatagcATGTTTTTCCATCAACAGTTGTAAGGCCACTAAGTCTCATGGTTTGTATAGTTCCTTTCCTTTTGGGGCTGTGAGATGAGGATTTTGTGCACTTGAAGATAAACACGTTCTTTTTTTGGGAGGAGGCAGTAGAACAGCGCCCCCTAGAGTTGCAGGATTTCATGGAAAATGGTTTAACACCAGATTTTATTGACAACACCTTTGATTCTTCACCAGCTATTCTAATTCcctcaacagcagcaacagTCTATTAAACCTTTCTGTCAAAGTCAGAACAACAACAGTCTTCAAAAACACAGTTAAACAGTAACAACGCCCACATGGATAATTATAAAGTTAACAAATGTTCAGGCTACCatcataatttaaaataattatagtACTTGACTGGATACCAAAGTGTATCAGTGGGATTTTAAAGcgggctggaaaaaaaaaaacactcaggaAACAGAATCAGTGACAAACTCACTGATTTCTGATCAGTTTGACCAATGACTGAACAGAGAAGGAACCAGGATTAACTAAACCTGTTAGCCTGGTCTGGAGCAGGATaaatcaccatggtaactgatgtGAGGTCAGGCTTAATTCAGACAGAATATCTGGAAAATCCTGGTTAAATCGTCtatcttggttttgtgaaataGACCTAAAGACTTCTCCTACAGAGTCACTCAGACTGGAGGTTCTTCACCCAGAGGTTCTTTGATCATGGagctgattctggttctggttctgattctggttctggttctggttctgattctggttctgattcagaTTCATCAGAGTTAAAATCATCCTGATTCACAGGACAGATGATCAGAGGAGCAGAGGTTTTACCTCCATCATTTAAACCGGGACTAAAGTATGGGTAGAGCTTCTCAGTGAAGCAGCAGCCGGTAAAGGAGTAGATCAGAGCTGCAGCATCTACATCATAAAAGGAGACCAGACCCTCCTCATAATCCACAAACACCCCCACCTTCTCAGGACCAGGCTGGAGATGGAGACGGACTGAAGGTCCAGCAAGAGCTTTGTACTCATTTCCATTTCTCAACCAAACGGTCCAGAAACCATTCTGAGGACTTGCTGTGATTATTCCCTTCCTGTTGATGGACTCTCTGGCCACTCCTAAATCCCAGTCAGTTTTTCCTTTAACCTGAACCTCAAAGTAAAATCTGCCTGAAGAGAAACTCTGATGTCCTAAAACACATGGACATGGATAAAATCTCTCTGGGTTATCTGAAAGGTTCTTCCTCACATCTCCATGTTTCACCTGTTTTCCATCATCAGACAGGATGAGGCCAGGATGAGCTGTATCAGGATCCAGAGTCACATCCACTGCACACTGCTGGACCCTCTTCATCTCAGCCTCCAGCAGCTTCTTCatcttctccttcatcttctccagcagctgagcagcagctctCACCACAGTCCCCTCATATGATGGAGGATGAACTCTGACCTCTGTCCAGTTCTTGGTGGGTGGAGCAGCTTTCAGGGAGGAGAAGCtttggaggaggtggaggtggtctTCAGACTGTGAGAGCTGCTTCACCTCAGagctcctcttcatcagctcAGAGATTTCCTGCTCCAGATCTTTGATGAAGTCTTCAGCCTGTTTCtctgcagttttctgtttgtcttggaTCTCCTTGATGAGCTCCTCCAGGCCTCTCTCAGCAGCCTCCTTCAGAGCAGTGAAGACCTGAACACCTtctgctttctctctgtctgcagCATCTTTACTGATCTTCACCGACTCTTTGATCTCCTGGATCTTCACTCGTCTGCTCTGGATCATCTTCTGAACTTCAGCCTCGGTCttcttcagctctgccttcttttctTCAGATTCTTCTCTCAGAGGAACAAACTCGTGGTTCTTGTGGTCTAGAACAGGACAGAGAGAGCAGACACATGTCTGGTCGGTCCTACAGAACAGCTCCAGAGGTTTATCGTGCTGCAGACACATCCTGTCCTCCAGGTTCTCCACAGGCTCCATCAGCTGATGTTTCTTCAGACGTGGAGTGGTCAGATGAGGCTCCAGGTGAGTCTGACAGTAGGAGAGCAGACACACCAGGCAGGACTTCAGGGCCTTCAGCTTGGTTCCAGTGCAGACGTCACAGGGAACTTCTCCTGGTTTAgcagctgagctgctgctgctggcttccTGCTGAGCTTCATGTCTGAACTGAGCAACCATGTCTCTAAACAAGGTGTTGACTCTCAGCTGAGGTCTAGAGGTGAATATCTCTGTGCACAGGGGACACTTGTAGGGAACATTAGCCTCCCAGTGCTGAGTGATGCAGGCTTTGCAGAAGTTGTGTCCACATGGTGTGCTGACTGGATCAGTGAACACATCCAGACAGATGGAGCACAGAAACTGATCCTCAGACCTCAGGTTGCTGCCAGAAGACATTTCTGAACTCTGAGGACAGATCAGGGAGAACAAGTTAAAACAGTTTGACTAAAGCGTCTCTGCAGAGAGGAGAACGTTCTGTTGAGGACCTAAAAGCTCAAATCATCCAATGTGAGCAGAGACTGagtgaggaggaagagaggagcgGCTCAGTGGAAGAGAAATCCAGCATTCATGAAGGGACCCTTCTGTACCTGCTGTGATGAGACAAAGATCTCAATGAGCGATGTGACGACTGCAGAACAGATTCAGACGTAACTCTCTGAATatactgttaggatatcaacaaggtcaagtggaacgagctgttaatcccagaactgcatggcacacttagatggcactgacccaaaagattggcacatatctatcagataccaccccggaggtgacacagcttccctgctgatgtcacagtttggatgtgtaccgcccttgtatgggtgtgtcccgagatccctttataatgtttgtgtgatgagcactcgaggcctcctgccgatcaggggcccatcagcgctggtgtgactgtaactatttctctgtctttacgtagataaaatataactaaaagcatacttgtctgttttatgcgtcctacattcaaggtaataagtaagtgggggtcgcctgactgggtaaaacgaactgggtccaccgagggtgcttcaccgtagacacggcacggtgaaacagtaacaaattggtgtttccgcccggacccaaaaggcggcgtaccaccttccgttttccggccaggacgtcattccggaagaaaaacacacagcttgcggccgcaaaaaaggtaaggagatttcattcatctcctagtgtctttttcttcctggagggccgactttttgtatttctaaaggcagagaaaggtttgaggataattgtttgcaaacgtgtcgataagaacttgggatttgcgtgcggtcacagaggtgagagtccgggaatccttggccagggttccgaaaatactgtgcaccttgagaatttagggtttaaaaggtccccttgttaggcacagaggaaaatacgtgttcctctgtgcgtagcataaaagcggccattctgacaggcacgccgttacgcgtggcttcttaaacattgtgtagcctagaaattgtgggtttagagctcccttattttccgcaaggacgaacataaaaatcttcgtttttgcggtaatataaaagcagcctttttcgaaaaacgagcgcgtatgagactgagaacacgcgtggcttcttaaacatcgtgtagcctagaaattgtgggtttagagctcccttattttctGCGAGGACGAATATAAAAAtcttcgtttttgcggtaatataaaagcagcctttttcgaaaaacgagcgcgtatgagattgagaCCGGAGGTACCtacagagttaactaaagattggccagagagtgtgagtgtgtgtgtgtgtgtgtgtgtgtgtgtgtgtgtgtgtgtgtgtgtgtgtgtgtgtgagacacgttactatcattgagccgtggaagtgaagggTAAGAGCATATAACCtgctcatcctgagtacactggctcattgaaactgccgtgtaaaaacacaattataaggcatataggaacataataagttttggtgtctgagagataaaaaataagctctcattggaccggggtcaggacgctgtcccagcaggttggccaagacgtgtgagtgctggaatggctgagaatcaggcagaaaatgagctccaggggggttctttaggaacactgctggagacaggaaaaaggagcataatggcaagctTCCCACATAAAGATgctaaaaatcatttaaaacaatttgaggagtggtgtgaaaaattGAGGGGAGACAGGGTTTTTGGTGACACACAAGGACCTCCACCCGATGCacaaatgtgcacttactatttgcaaatgttaaaaaatagactagcCCAAGCACGAGTAGAAACGgctgatgcaggtgagtttgttcgagaaaaataccaaaaagaggaaatcaaaatagcaggcatgataaaactaactgaactgtatttcagcacttgcttctcaggcctcgtcaatcaacaagagagtgaaaatctgcagggggtaagggaatcatcttctttcaaacaagaaggtaagtacacaactcTCCAAAGTGaagaactgttatccaaggccaggagtgtggtgacttcatcagacccttcggtgcaggtacctggtatggtgttatgtgggggacaggtaagctgtgacgtaagacccagatgtaacctgcattctagcgaaactgatctttctttacctgcaacaaaacacagtgtgcaactgccattgtttcagactcacagtgctacaggacaggtgaatgcagctgtttacagccctctttcatgtgctgacaacgttcatctgaggcacatgttccctgatcccagaaaaggggcgcacctttggatcaaagcattcgtggagactttaagcgggtatgtattggctattggtgatgtgaggactggcttatcagcatacctggaaccacaagaggtacatgcggttgaagtttctgctggaactgacgtactaggagcagctgctcctttggccacagtggcacggcaactttggagcacactgagggcgttttatccggtaagtacggattctggccttttaaatgacactacacgttgtgcaggggagtcggcttcagcatatgtgaacagaatgttgaaagtttgGGAAAATCACACAGGCTTTTGCCCGTTATCAgtcacgctgcagcaactctttaaacaagcaatgttaaagggcc contains the following coding sequences:
- the LOC118561443 gene encoding E3 ubiquitin-protein ligase TRIM21-like, with product MSSGSNLRSEDQFLCSICLDVFTDPVSTPCGHNFCKACITQHWEANVPYKCPLCTEIFTSRPQLRVNTLFRDMVAQFRHEAQQEASSSSSAAKPGEVPCDVCTGTKLKALKSCLVCLLSYCQTHLEPHLTTPRLKKHQLMEPVENLEDRMCLQHDKPLELFCRTDQTCVCSLCPVLDHKNHEFVPLREESEEKKAELKKTEAEVQKMIQSRRVKIQEIKESVKISKDAADREKAEGVQVFTALKEAAERGLEELIKEIQDKQKTAEKQAEDFIKDLEQEISELMKRSSEVKQLSQSEDHLHLLQSFSSLKAAPPTKNWTEVRVHPPSYEGTVVRAAAQLLEKMKEKMKKLLEAEMKRVQQCAVDVTLDPDTAHPGLILSDDGKQVKHGDVRKNLSDNPERFYPCPCVLGHQSFSSGRFYFEVQVKGKTDWDLGVARESINRKGIITASPQNGFWTVWLRNGNEYKALAGPSVRLHLQPGPEKVGVFVDYEEGLVSFYDVDAAALIYSFTGCCFTEKLYPYFSPGLNDGGKTSAPLIICPVNQDDFNSDESESEPESEPEPEPESEPEPESAP